The Caballeronia sp. SL2Y3 genome includes a window with the following:
- a CDS encoding YbdK family carboxylate-amine ligase, with protein MALEPFINSEPFTFGVELEIQVVNTHDYDLTKAASDLMRLIKDEKIPGNITPEITESMIELSTGICTTHEQALTDLRKIRDTLVAAADQLNVGLAGGGTHAFQQWSDRQIYDAPRFQYISELYGYLAKQFTVFGQHVHIGCPDPNSALFLLHSMSRYIPHFIALSASSPYIQGVDTGFHSARLNSVFAFPLSGRAPFVLTWDSFEEYFSKMVHTGVVNSMKDFYWDIRPKPGFGTIEVRVMDTPLSVDRAAAIACYIQTLSRYLLLDKPLMPQEDDYLVYTFNRFEACRFGMEGTCVHPQTGERRTVAEDILATLDVLAPHAEALGSQAALAQIADIARGGVNDATWLRGVFDKEKSLHEAVRQQCLQWRA; from the coding sequence ATGGCACTAGAACCCTTCATCAACTCGGAACCGTTCACGTTCGGCGTCGAGCTGGAAATCCAGGTCGTGAATACACACGACTACGACCTGACCAAGGCCGCGTCCGACCTCATGCGTCTTATCAAGGACGAGAAGATTCCGGGCAACATCACGCCCGAGATCACCGAAAGCATGATCGAGCTCTCGACGGGCATCTGCACGACGCACGAACAAGCCTTGACGGACTTGCGCAAGATTCGCGATACGCTCGTGGCGGCGGCGGACCAGCTGAATGTCGGGCTGGCCGGCGGCGGCACGCATGCGTTCCAGCAATGGAGCGACCGCCAGATCTACGACGCACCGCGCTTTCAGTACATCTCTGAGCTATACGGCTATCTCGCCAAGCAGTTCACGGTGTTCGGTCAGCACGTGCATATTGGCTGCCCCGATCCGAACAGCGCGCTTTTCCTGCTGCATTCGATGTCGCGCTACATTCCGCACTTCATCGCGCTCTCGGCTTCGTCGCCGTATATTCAGGGCGTCGATACGGGCTTTCACTCGGCGCGGCTCAATTCGGTGTTCGCGTTTCCGCTGTCCGGCCGCGCGCCGTTCGTGCTCACGTGGGACAGCTTCGAGGAATACTTCTCGAAGATGGTCCACACGGGCGTCGTGAACAGCATGAAAGACTTCTACTGGGACATTCGCCCGAAGCCCGGCTTCGGCACCATCGAAGTCCGCGTGATGGATACGCCGCTTTCGGTCGATCGGGCGGCGGCCATCGCGTGCTATATCCAGACGCTTTCGCGCTATCTGCTGCTCGACAAGCCGCTCATGCCGCAGGAAGACGACTACCTCGTCTATACGTTCAACCGCTTCGAGGCATGCCGCTTCGGGATGGAAGGCACGTGCGTCCATCCGCAGACGGGCGAGCGGCGCACGGTTGCCGAAGACATTCTGGCGACGCTCGATGTTCTCGCGCCGCATGCCGAAGCGCTCGGATCGCAGGCGGCGCTCGCGCAGATCGCCGACATCGCGCGCGGCGGCGTCAACGATGCGACGTGGCTGCGTGGCGTGTTCGACAAGGAGAAGTCGCTGCACGAAGCCGTGAGACAGCAATGTCTGCAATGGCGTGCGTAA
- a CDS encoding cation:proton antiporter, whose translation MNSAFSFLPAWPLEPDAILWAGLALVTAGLAGELLWRAWRLPRITGYAVIGLIAGNAGLGVIDASAGGLSRPLLDVALGLLLFELGGRLDLRWIRRNPYLILSSIAESTLTFGLVLIALILFHVPTMPSVVIAAIAMSTSPAMVIQLKTELRAEGQVTQRLMTLTALNSMYAVIVEKLAAGVLHQEIYGNAFATILQPLYLLIGSLVLAFLLARACNLLYRRLNANDEHSFVALFGLVLLAIAIAHLFKLSTIFALLAAGIIVKNADERPQLWPSHFGSAGWLLTVILFALTLTSFAWRDIALGGVAALGLVLARFIGKLIGVLIFAKPSGLEWKQGVALGVALTPMSALAYLLVDDMYVLYPDYDPTLRAIVMCSIVLLQIATPFVVYRSLSAVGERRE comes from the coding sequence ATGAATTCGGCATTTTCATTTCTGCCCGCCTGGCCGCTCGAACCCGACGCCATTCTCTGGGCCGGTCTCGCGCTCGTCACGGCGGGGCTCGCCGGAGAACTGCTATGGCGCGCGTGGCGTCTGCCGCGCATCACCGGCTATGCGGTGATCGGGCTGATCGCGGGTAACGCAGGGCTCGGCGTGATCGACGCGAGCGCGGGCGGTCTGTCGCGACCGCTCCTCGACGTCGCGCTCGGGCTGCTGCTTTTCGAACTGGGCGGCCGGCTCGACCTGCGCTGGATCCGTCGCAATCCGTATTTGATCTTGTCGAGCATCGCGGAATCGACGCTCACGTTCGGCCTCGTGCTGATCGCGCTGATCCTGTTCCATGTGCCGACCATGCCGTCGGTGGTGATCGCCGCCATCGCGATGTCCACGTCGCCCGCCATGGTGATTCAGCTAAAGACCGAATTGCGCGCGGAAGGTCAGGTGACGCAGCGCCTGATGACGCTGACCGCGTTGAACAGCATGTACGCGGTGATCGTCGAAAAACTGGCGGCGGGCGTGCTGCATCAGGAGATCTACGGCAACGCATTCGCGACGATCCTCCAGCCGCTTTATCTGCTGATCGGGTCGCTGGTGTTGGCGTTTCTGCTGGCGCGTGCCTGCAATCTGCTTTATCGACGCCTGAACGCCAACGATGAGCATTCTTTCGTGGCGCTCTTCGGACTCGTGCTGCTCGCCATCGCCATCGCTCACCTCTTCAAGCTCTCGACGATCTTCGCGTTGCTCGCGGCCGGCATCATCGTGAAGAACGCGGACGAGCGGCCGCAGTTGTGGCCGTCGCACTTCGGGTCGGCGGGATGGCTGCTCACCGTCATTCTGTTTGCGCTCACGCTGACATCGTTTGCGTGGCGAGATATCGCGCTCGGCGGCGTCGCGGCGCTGGGCCTCGTGCTCGCGCGCTTCATCGGCAAGCTGATCGGCGTGCTGATCTTCGCGAAGCCGAGCGGGCTGGAATGGAAGCAGGGCGTGGCGCTCGGCGTGGCGTTGACGCCGATGTCGGCGCTCGCGTATCTGCTCGTCGACGATATGTATGTGCTGTATCCCGACTACGATCCGACGCTGCGCGCCATCGTGATGTGCTCGATCGTGCTGCTGCAGATCGCGACGCCGTTCGTGGTGTACCGTAGTTTGTCGGCGGTGGGCGAGCGGCGCGAGTAA
- the mnmC gene encoding bifunctional tRNA (5-methylaminomethyl-2-thiouridine)(34)-methyltransferase MnmD/FAD-dependent 5-carboxymethylaminomethyl-2-thiouridine(34) oxidoreductase MnmC, translating into MTDTSPVSEPLLALHDLPARWKTKRVFTFVDAAARFDTHSLFLALWRLWRDDAARSERLYVVAVAPLRALDTPPPARSDPLLAELARVWPMRVPGVHRLEFEAGRVVLTLAVGDDMLPKLWLRADAFHVDATADDDPRKWGKTLARFAGDGATLCVDVAEPGRDSWTRALAASGFECGQSDGRIAGRFAPRWRVRRHEPPLALEVTAREAIVIGAGLAGCAVTSSFASRGWRVTLIDRHASPARDASGNPAGVFHPIVWRDDSIAARLTRAGFLCALQRWQTLEAAGHDLRRSAGLLQIADSEEDANALADAIARFGYPRDYVTPIARDDASRVAGVEVARGGWLFPRGGAISPAAVCAAQVAASGDALTMRMNTAVTQIAFDGRDWRAFDAQGELIAKAPVLVLANAHDAAHLAGLYGDPTRGVRGQLSIVEKSPLDALTLPVVGDGYAVPLGARRTLIGATYDIDETDPHIREAGHAENVERVGRMLAGLQDVRVAHGRVAFRCVTSDRMPMIGSLADETAARRDARRLSGAWPLDLPRMPGLYGAFAFGSRGLVWATLAAELIASQVEGEPWPIERELAEAVDPARFFLRALRHGDIGPA; encoded by the coding sequence ATGACCGATACATCGCCCGTTAGCGAGCCGCTTCTCGCGCTGCACGATCTTCCGGCGCGCTGGAAGACGAAGCGCGTGTTCACCTTTGTCGATGCCGCCGCGCGCTTCGACACTCACAGTCTCTTTCTGGCGTTATGGCGTCTTTGGCGCGACGACGCCGCGCGCTCTGAGCGTCTGTATGTGGTCGCAGTGGCGCCGCTGCGTGCGCTCGATACGCCGCCGCCCGCTCGCAGCGATCCACTATTAGCCGAACTTGCCCGCGTCTGGCCGATGCGCGTGCCCGGCGTGCATCGGCTCGAATTCGAAGCGGGGCGCGTCGTGCTCACGCTTGCCGTCGGCGACGACATGCTGCCGAAGCTCTGGCTGCGCGCAGACGCGTTTCATGTCGATGCGACGGCAGACGACGATCCGCGCAAGTGGGGCAAGACGCTCGCGCGCTTCGCCGGCGACGGCGCGACGCTCTGCGTCGACGTCGCCGAGCCGGGCCGCGACTCGTGGACGCGCGCGCTCGCTGCCTCAGGATTCGAGTGCGGCCAAAGCGACGGTCGAATCGCTGGGCGCTTCGCGCCGCGCTGGCGCGTGCGCCGTCACGAGCCGCCGCTGGCCTTGGAAGTAACAGCGCGCGAGGCCATCGTCATCGGCGCGGGACTGGCTGGATGCGCGGTGACGTCGTCCTTCGCGTCGCGCGGCTGGCGCGTGACGCTGATCGACCGGCACGCGTCGCCCGCGCGGGACGCGTCGGGTAATCCTGCCGGCGTCTTTCACCCGATCGTGTGGCGCGACGACAGCATCGCCGCGCGCCTCACGCGGGCGGGCTTTCTGTGCGCGCTGCAACGATGGCAGACGCTCGAAGCCGCCGGCCACGACTTGCGGCGCAGCGCCGGTCTGCTGCAAATTGCCGATTCGGAAGAAGACGCGAATGCGCTCGCCGACGCCATCGCGCGATTCGGCTATCCGCGCGACTACGTGACGCCGATAGCGCGCGACGACGCTTCGCGCGTGGCAGGCGTAGAAGTGGCGCGCGGCGGCTGGCTCTTTCCGCGCGGCGGCGCCATTTCGCCGGCCGCGGTCTGCGCGGCGCAAGTCGCCGCTTCCGGCGACGCGCTCACCATGCGCATGAATACGGCCGTCACGCAGATTGCATTCGACGGCCGCGACTGGCGTGCCTTCGACGCCCAAGGCGAACTGATCGCGAAAGCGCCGGTTCTGGTGCTCGCCAATGCGCACGATGCGGCGCACCTCGCCGGTCTTTACGGAGATCCGACGCGCGGCGTGCGCGGTCAGCTTTCGATTGTCGAGAAGAGCCCGCTCGATGCGCTGACGCTGCCCGTGGTCGGCGACGGCTATGCGGTGCCGCTCGGCGCGCGGCGCACGCTGATCGGCGCCACCTACGACATCGACGAGACCGATCCGCACATCCGCGAAGCCGGGCACGCGGAGAACGTCGAGCGCGTCGGACGCATGCTCGCCGGCTTGCAGGACGTACGGGTCGCGCATGGCCGCGTGGCGTTTCGCTGCGTGACGAGCGATCGCATGCCGATGATCGGCTCGCTCGCCGACGAAACCGCCGCCCGCCGCGATGCCCGGCGTCTTTCCGGCGCATGGCCGCTCGACCTGCCGCGCATGCCGGGCTTATACGGCGCGTTCGCCTTCGGTTCGCGCGGGCTCGTCTGGGCGACGCTCGCGGCGGAACTGATCGCATCACAGGTAGAGGGCGAGCCGTGGCCGATCGAACGCGAACTGGCCGAAGCCGTCGATCCCGCGCGATTCTTCTTACGAGCGTTACGTCACGGAGATATCGGCCCGGCCTAG
- a CDS encoding HU family DNA-binding protein: MNKQELIDAVAAQTGASKAQTGETLDTLLEVIKKAVSKGDAVQLIGFGSFGSGKRAARTGRNPKTGESIKIPAAKTVKFTAGKAFKDAVNKR; encoded by the coding sequence ATGAACAAACAGGAATTGATCGACGCCGTAGCCGCTCAGACCGGCGCCAGCAAAGCTCAAACCGGCGAAACGCTGGACACGTTGCTCGAAGTCATCAAGAAGGCTGTCTCGAAAGGTGACGCAGTTCAGTTGATCGGTTTCGGCAGCTTCGGTTCGGGAAAGCGCGCAGCGCGCACGGGCCGTAATCCGAAGACCGGCGAATCCATCAAGATTCCGGCCGCCAAGACCGTCAAGTTCACGGCTGGCAAGGCATTCAAGGACGCAGTCAACAAGCGCTGA
- a CDS encoding GTP-binding protein yields MNQTPLPVTVLSGFVGAGKSTLLDALRDNSEGVRLGSFACRAGEDAMHAMHAIADAITRLAEQQPRFDAIVIEAPPGVNPMDIAEHFAFGDDEDAPFAGRAHLDTFVTVVDASTFMRDYASAESLAERGVVLNGEASDEDKTVVEALVEQIEFCDVIVMSKTDLVGQDELDRLAQIFRALNPRAVLLRAEHGKAPLGELVNTGRFDLDATGSAAGWLAILNDEREDASDADASGVRHFVYRARRPFHPQRLWNLLHEEWRDVLRAKGFFWLATRSVVGGSLSQAGGTLRHGPAGVWWAAQDRSEWPTDDPELEAEIVAEWFGDPDDNSIGDRRQELVLMGVDLDIDAWQRKFDACLLTDDEWTLGSDAWQQFDDPFPAWDVEDHDHEHEHDHGHGPDCDCEDHRH; encoded by the coding sequence ATGAACCAAACGCCACTGCCAGTCACCGTGCTCTCGGGTTTCGTCGGCGCGGGCAAATCCACGCTTCTCGACGCATTGCGCGACAACAGCGAAGGCGTGCGCCTCGGGTCCTTTGCTTGCCGCGCGGGCGAGGATGCGATGCACGCAATGCACGCCATCGCCGATGCCATCACGCGACTCGCCGAGCAGCAGCCGCGTTTCGATGCGATCGTGATCGAAGCGCCGCCCGGCGTGAATCCGATGGATATCGCCGAACACTTCGCTTTCGGCGACGACGAAGACGCGCCTTTCGCTGGCCGCGCGCATCTCGATACGTTCGTGACCGTCGTCGATGCATCGACTTTCATGCGCGATTACGCGTCGGCAGAGTCGCTCGCCGAACGCGGCGTCGTGCTGAACGGCGAAGCGTCCGACGAAGACAAAACCGTGGTCGAAGCGCTCGTCGAGCAGATCGAATTCTGCGACGTGATCGTGATGAGCAAGACGGACCTCGTCGGCCAGGACGAACTGGACCGGCTGGCGCAGATCTTCCGCGCGTTGAATCCGCGCGCCGTTCTGCTGCGCGCGGAACACGGCAAAGCGCCGCTCGGCGAACTGGTGAACACGGGCCGTTTCGATCTGGACGCCACCGGCAGCGCCGCAGGCTGGCTCGCGATTCTTAACGATGAACGCGAAGACGCTAGCGACGCCGATGCGTCGGGCGTCCGGCATTTCGTTTATCGGGCGCGCAGGCCCTTTCATCCGCAACGGCTCTGGAATCTGCTGCATGAGGAATGGCGCGACGTGCTGCGCGCGAAGGGCTTCTTCTGGCTCGCGACGCGCAGTGTCGTCGGCGGGTCGCTGTCGCAGGCGGGCGGCACGTTGCGGCACGGCCCGGCTGGCGTATGGTGGGCCGCGCAGGACAGAAGCGAATGGCCAACGGATGATCCCGAGCTCGAAGCCGAGATCGTCGCGGAATGGTTCGGCGATCCGGACGACAACAGCATCGGCGATCGACGGCAGGAACTGGTGCTGATGGGCGTCGATCTCGACATCGACGCATGGCAGCGAAAGTTCGACGCGTGCCTGTTGACCGACGACGAATGGACGCTCGGCAGCGATGCGTGGCAGCAGTTCGACGACCCGTTTCCCGCGTGGGATGTCGAGGATCACGATCATGAGCATGAGCACGACCACGGCCACGGCCCCGACTGCGATTGCGAAGACCATCGGCATTAG
- a CDS encoding lytic transglycosylase domain-containing protein — protein sequence MKRFLRILAMGCGAMLAAASAHADCFDEAAKYQKVNPLILRAIAWQESHNKPDAINRNANGSTDYGLMQINSIHLNTLSQYGISSGTLMEPCKSVYVAAWHLRQKMNKYGNSWQAVGAYHSETPALRDKYSAQIIEILRRWKLLQASK from the coding sequence ATGAAGCGATTCCTGCGAATACTTGCGATGGGTTGCGGCGCCATGCTGGCGGCCGCCTCCGCTCACGCCGACTGTTTCGACGAAGCAGCGAAGTATCAGAAGGTCAATCCGCTCATTCTGCGCGCCATCGCCTGGCAGGAATCCCACAACAAGCCCGACGCCATCAACAGGAACGCCAATGGCTCGACCGACTACGGGCTCATGCAGATCAACTCCATCCACCTCAACACGCTGTCTCAATACGGCATTTCCAGCGGCACGCTGATGGAGCCGTGCAAGAGCGTCTACGTCGCCGCGTGGCATTTGCGCCAGAAGATGAACAAGTACGGCAATTCGTGGCAGGCCGTCGGTGCTTACCATTCCGAAACGCCTGCGCTGCGCGACAAGTACTCGGCGCAGATCATCGAGATTCTGCGGCGCTGGAAGCTGCTGCAGGCGTCGAAGTAA
- the gspD gene encoding type II secretion system secretin GspD, producing MALRRIATALLAAGLIVAQAAHAQVTLNFVNADIDQVAKAIGAATGKTIIVDPRVKGQLNLVSENPVPEEQALKTLQASLRMQGFSLVQDHGVLKVVPEADAKLQGVPTYVGNAPPARGDQVVTQVFVLHNESANNILPVLRPLISPNNTIAAYPANNTLVVTDYADNVRRIAGIIAGIDTAAGREVDIVQLKNANAIDVADQMNKLLDPGTIGSTDATLKVTVTPDARTNSLMFRASSSARLAAAKALAKKLDAPTSQPGNMHVVPLRNADATRLAKTLRAMLGKGGGNSDNSSSSSGSNSSNSFGQSGLGNSSTSTGTSGVPPLPGGLGSSGSGTGNNPMSGTGGTRDAGFSSNKDNDTGNDTSGGGMIQADSATNSLIITAADPVYRNLRTVIDQLDARRAQVYIEALIVELSATSGANLGIQWQGLLLSNGGNNALYGSSSFGSGNTNIFDLTLQGNAIAQNPSAVTSTTGLLANGLNIGLLHRFGNLFGLGGLLQALSTSADANILSTPNLITLDNEEAKIVVGQNVPVVTGSYATPTANAATSVTAFNTFDRRDVGVTLHVKPQITDGGVLKLQIYQEDSSVDATTKTDPGGVTINTRSVQSTILADDGEIVVLGGLMQDQYNNNNSKIPLLGDIPFIGSLFRSESKTRTKTNLMVFLRPVIVRDQATASQIANTRYEYLRNQQYGSTTDNRIVKDQNVPMMPPKPLGPSEGGGAPAQNLLDWNNLTRGVPSSTLPQDPNAGPAPQPYQSAPQNSYPAPANGATNAMPGNAATNAMPGNAATGYAVPNNAPSAAPLGGNQTGGQP from the coding sequence ATGGCACTGCGTCGCATCGCGACGGCACTGCTGGCGGCGGGACTTATCGTCGCGCAAGCCGCGCACGCGCAAGTGACGTTGAATTTCGTCAATGCCGATATCGACCAGGTCGCGAAGGCGATCGGCGCGGCCACCGGCAAAACCATCATCGTCGATCCCCGCGTCAAGGGACAGCTCAACCTCGTCTCCGAAAATCCGGTGCCGGAGGAGCAGGCGCTCAAGACGCTGCAGGCGTCGCTGCGCATGCAGGGCTTCTCGCTCGTGCAGGATCACGGCGTCCTGAAAGTCGTGCCCGAAGCCGACGCCAAGCTGCAAGGCGTGCCGACCTACGTCGGCAATGCGCCGCCGGCGCGCGGCGATCAGGTCGTCACGCAGGTGTTCGTGCTGCACAACGAGTCGGCGAACAACATTCTGCCGGTGCTGCGGCCGCTCATTTCGCCGAACAACACCATCGCGGCGTACCCCGCGAACAACACGCTCGTCGTCACGGACTACGCGGACAACGTACGGCGCATCGCGGGCATCATCGCGGGCATCGACACGGCGGCGGGCCGTGAAGTCGACATCGTGCAGCTGAAGAACGCGAACGCAATCGATGTCGCGGATCAGATGAACAAGCTGCTCGATCCCGGCACCATCGGCAGCACGGACGCGACGCTGAAAGTCACCGTCACGCCCGATGCGCGCACGAATTCGCTGATGTTCCGCGCCTCCAGCAGCGCGCGGCTCGCGGCCGCGAAGGCGCTGGCGAAAAAGCTCGACGCGCCGACGTCCCAACCCGGCAACATGCACGTCGTGCCGCTGCGCAACGCCGACGCGACGCGGCTTGCCAAGACGCTGCGCGCCATGCTGGGCAAGGGCGGCGGCAACTCGGACAACTCGTCGAGCAGCTCCGGCTCCAACTCGTCGAATTCCTTCGGGCAGAGCGGGCTCGGCAACTCGTCGACTTCCACGGGCACCTCGGGCGTTCCGCCGTTGCCCGGCGGCCTCGGCAGCAGCGGTTCGGGCACGGGCAATAACCCGATGTCCGGCACCGGCGGCACGCGCGACGCGGGCTTTTCCTCGAACAAGGACAACGACACCGGCAACGACACGAGCGGCGGCGGCATGATCCAGGCGGATTCCGCGACGAATTCGCTCATCATCACGGCAGCCGATCCGGTCTACCGCAATCTGCGCACGGTGATCGACCAGCTCGACGCGCGCCGTGCTCAGGTCTATATCGAAGCGCTGATCGTCGAACTCTCGGCCACGAGCGGCGCGAATCTCGGCATCCAATGGCAGGGCCTGCTGCTCTCGAATGGCGGCAACAACGCGCTCTACGGCAGTTCGAGTTTCGGCTCGGGCAACACGAACATCTTCGACCTGACCCTTCAGGGCAATGCGATCGCGCAGAATCCGTCGGCGGTCACCTCGACCACGGGCCTGCTCGCCAATGGCCTGAACATCGGTCTGCTGCACCGCTTCGGCAATCTGTTCGGGCTCGGCGGCCTGCTTCAGGCGCTCTCCACCTCGGCGGATGCCAACATCCTGTCCACGCCGAACCTGATCACGCTCGACAACGAGGAAGCGAAGATCGTCGTCGGCCAGAACGTGCCGGTGGTGACCGGCTCGTACGCCACGCCGACCGCGAACGCCGCCACGTCCGTGACCGCGTTCAACACGTTCGACCGGCGCGACGTGGGCGTGACGTTGCACGTGAAGCCGCAGATCACCGACGGCGGCGTGCTCAAGCTCCAGATCTATCAGGAAGATTCGAGCGTCGACGCGACGACGAAGACCGATCCGGGCGGCGTGACCATCAACACGCGCTCGGTGCAGTCGACCATTCTGGCCGACGACGGCGAGATCGTCGTGCTGGGCGGGCTGATGCAGGATCAGTACAACAACAACAACAGCAAGATTCCGCTGCTGGGCGACATTCCGTTCATCGGCAGCCTGTTCCGCAGCGAAAGCAAGACGCGCACGAAGACGAACCTCATGGTGTTCCTGCGCCCGGTGATCGTTCGCGATCAGGCGACGGCTTCGCAGATCGCCAATACGCGCTATGAGTATCTGCGCAATCAGCAGTACGGTTCGACGACGGACAACCGCATCGTCAAGGATCAGAACGTGCCGATGATGCCGCCGAAGCCGCTCGGTCCGAGCGAAGGCGGTGGCGCCCCGGCCCAGAATCTGCTCGACTGGAACAACCTGACGCGCGGCGTGCCCAGCTCGACGCTGCCGCAGGACCCGAACGCGGGACCCGCGCCGCAGCCGTATCAGAGTGCGCCGCAGAATAGTTACCCGGCGCCCGCGAACGGCGCGACCAACGCGATGCCCGGCAACGCGGCGACGAACGCCATGCCTGGCAACGCGGCGACGGGCTATGCGGTGCCGAACAACGCGCCGAGCGCCGCGCCGCTCGGCGGCAATCAGACGGGAGGACAGCCGTGA
- the gspE gene encoding type II secretion system ATPase GspE — MNTLNAEAETTTATEATAASPLAARLVPYGFARTGQILVAQQHADGIEVWISERTNDAALAEVARNFGALTIVRKSGDELAAAINSAYARNDGSAAQVVGEVEGEVDLSRLMQDIPEVEDLLESEDDAPIIRMINALLTQAAREQASDIHIEPFENASVVRFRVDGTLRDVVRPKKALHGALISRIKIMAQLDIAEKRLPQDGRITLRVGGRPVDVRVSTLPTGHGERAVLRLLEKDAQRLNLETLGMARDTLVQFDKLIGRPHGIVLVTGPTGSGKTTTLYASMSRLETTTTNIMTVEDPIEYDLSGIGQTQVNERIGMTFARALRSILRQDPDIIMIGEIRDLETAQIAVQASLTGHLVLATLHTNDAASAVTRLTDMGVEPYLLASSLLGVLAQRLVRQLCPVCKEEREEEDGVKHWHPVGCDRCGQSGYVGRRGVYELLLIDDAIRPLIHRNAADAEILAAGRAHGMRTLREDANRWLNAGVTSLEEVLRVTGGE; from the coding sequence GTGAACACGCTGAACGCCGAAGCCGAAACCACGACCGCCACGGAAGCAACGGCCGCGTCGCCGCTCGCAGCGCGGCTCGTGCCCTACGGCTTCGCGCGTACCGGCCAGATTCTGGTCGCCCAGCAGCATGCCGACGGCATCGAAGTGTGGATCAGCGAGCGCACGAACGACGCGGCGCTCGCGGAAGTCGCGCGCAATTTCGGCGCGCTCACGATTGTCCGCAAGTCCGGCGACGAACTCGCCGCCGCGATCAACTCGGCGTACGCCCGTAACGACGGCAGCGCGGCCCAGGTGGTCGGCGAAGTGGAAGGCGAAGTCGATCTGTCGCGCCTGATGCAGGACATTCCCGAAGTGGAAGACCTGCTGGAATCCGAAGACGACGCGCCGATCATCCGCATGATCAACGCGCTGCTGACGCAGGCGGCGCGCGAACAGGCGTCGGATATTCACATCGAGCCGTTCGAGAACGCGTCGGTCGTGCGCTTTCGCGTCGACGGCACCTTGCGCGACGTCGTGCGTCCGAAGAAGGCGCTGCACGGCGCGCTGATTTCGCGCATCAAGATCATGGCGCAGCTCGATATCGCCGAGAAACGTTTGCCGCAGGACGGCCGCATCACGCTGCGCGTCGGCGGCCGTCCGGTCGACGTGCGCGTGTCCACGCTGCCGACCGGCCACGGCGAGCGCGCCGTGCTGCGTCTGCTCGAAAAGGACGCGCAGCGGCTGAATCTCGAAACGCTTGGCATGGCGCGCGACACGCTCGTCCAGTTCGACAAGCTGATCGGCCGGCCGCACGGCATCGTGCTCGTGACCGGGCCGACCGGCTCCGGCAAGACGACCACGCTCTATGCGTCGATGTCGCGGCTCGAAACCACGACCACCAACATCATGACCGTGGAAGACCCGATCGAATACGATCTGTCGGGCATCGGCCAGACGCAGGTCAACGAGCGCATCGGCATGACGTTCGCGCGGGCGCTGCGCTCCATTCTGCGTCAGGACCCGGACATCATCATGATCGGTGAAATCCGCGACCTCGAAACCGCGCAGATCGCGGTGCAGGCTTCGCTGACCGGCCACCTCGTGCTCGCGACGCTGCACACGAACGACGCCGCCTCCGCCGTCACGCGTCTCACGGACATGGGCGTGGAGCCGTATCTGCTCGCGTCGTCGCTGCTCGGCGTGCTCGCGCAGCGTCTCGTGCGCCAGTTGTGCCCGGTGTGCAAGGAAGAGCGCGAGGAAGAAGACGGCGTGAAGCACTGGCATCCTGTCGGCTGCGACCGATGCGGCCAGTCGGGCTACGTGGGCCGGCGCGGCGTGTACGAACTGCTGCTGATCGACGACGCCATTCGCCCGCTGATCCATCGCAACGCCGCCGACGCCGAGATTCTCGCGGCGGGCCGCGCGCACGGCATGCGCACGCTGCGCGAGGACGCGAACCGCTGGCTGAACGCGGGCGTGACATCGCTCGAAGAAGTGCTGCGCGTGACAGGCGGAGAATAA